From Oreochromis aureus strain Israel breed Guangdong linkage group 4, ZZ_aureus, whole genome shotgun sequence, a single genomic window includes:
- the LOC116326864 gene encoding choline transporter-like protein 2 isoform X2: MELEEKSKYGEPRKHDPNFRGPIQNRGCTDIVCCILFIIAILGYIAVGILAWSQGDPRKVIYPTDSRGQFCGQVGTPLEKKPFLFYFNIMKCASPMVLLEFQCPTTQMCVEKCPEKFMTLVSAYAISSDFAYYKNFCEEGVTNTMGVPQILSQRLCPAMLLPSKPFTRRCFPALGKKGDVITVGNSSTFNDGNGIRNAKDLIAGVQNATVVMEARQVVMKIFEDFTHSWYWILLGLAIAMIISLLFLILLRFLAGIMVWIMIGMLVAVIGYGIFHCYMEYAALKGEPGANVTIQDLGFQTDFTVYLQIRQTWLAFIIILAIVEVIIILLLIFLWKRILIAIALIKEASRAIGHMFCSLFYPLFTFLLLAVVIIYWGVTAVFLSTSNQAVYKIFNETNCDYSRKTCDPANYSTSPMKAQCPDSKCLFAFYGGETPYHKYLIALQFYNVFLFFWCANFVLGLGQMTLAGAFASYYWAAKKPDDIPAFPVFSSLGRSLRYHTGTLAFGSLILSIIQIIRVLLEYLDHKLKGAQNKFAKFLLCCLKCCFWCLEKFVKFLNRNAYIMAAIYGKNFCTSARDAFFLLMRNVIRVAVLDKVTDFILFLGKLLIVGLLGVFSFFFFSGRVKAFQNTAPTLNYYWVPILTMVVCSYLIAHAFFSVYSMCVDTLFLCFCEDLERNDGSAARPYYMSPSLREILWKNKEEDPSEPNAQQQQQQHDEDSQLKQEAHEEDAA, encoded by the exons ATGGAACTGGAAGAGAAATCGAAATACG GTGAGCCCAGGAAGCATGACCCGAACTTCAGGGGCCCAATCCAGAACAG GGGCTGCACAGACATTGTTTGCTGCATTCTGTTCATTATTGCCATACTTGGTTACATTGCAGTGGGAATACTCG CCTGGTCCCAGGGTGACCCAAGAAAGGTGATCTACCCCACAGACAGCCGAGGCCAGTTCTGTGGGCAGGTTGGCACTCCACTCGA GAAGAAGCCCTTTTTGTTCTACTTCAACATCATGAAGTGTGCCAGTCCCATGGTGCTGCTGGAGTTCCAGTGCCCAACCACACAG atgtgtgtggagaagtgTCCTGAAAAGTTCATGACATTAGTCAGTGCATACGCTATCAGTAGTGACTTTGCCTACTATAAAAACTTCTGCGAAGAAGGAGTGACCAACACAATG GGTGTTCCACAGATCCTCAGCCAACGTCTCTGTCCTGCAATGCTGCTTCCCAGCAAAccct TCACCCGCAGGTGCTTCCCAGCTTTGGGCAAGAAAGGCGATGTGATAACTGTGGGAAACAGCTCAACGTTTAATGATGGAAATGGAATTAGAAATGCCAAAGATCTTATAGCTGGTGTACA GAATGCCACTGTGGTAATGGAAGCTCGTCAGGTGGTGATGAAAATCTTTGAGGATTTCACACATTCCTGGTACTGGATCCTCTT GGGATTGGCTATTGCCATGATCAtcagcctcctcttcctcatcctcctccgCTTCCTGGCAGGGATCATGGTCTGGATCATGATTGGCATGTTGGTAGCGGTGATAGGATATG GTATCTTCCACTGCTACATGGAGTATGCGGCCCTGAAAGGAGAGCCCGGTGCTAATGTGACTATCCAGGATCTGGGCTtccagacagatttcacagtcTACCTGCAAATTAGACAGACCTGGCTGGCTTTCA TTATTATTCTAGCCATTGTGGAGGTCATCATCATTTTGCTGCTCATCTTCCTTTGGAAGAGGATCCTCATTGCCATTGCTCTTATTAAAGAAGCCAGCAG AGCAATTGGACATATGTTTTGTTCCCTTTTCTACCCACTGTTTACGTTCCTCCTCCTGGCTGTGGTCATTATCTACTGGGGAGTAACTGCTGT TTTCTTGTCCACTTCTAATCAAGCTGTCTACAAAATCTTCAATGAAACAAATTGCGACTACTCGAGAAAAACGTGTGACCCAGCT AACTACTCGACAAGTCCCATGAAAGCCCAGTGTCCTGACTCGAAGTGCCTTTTTGCCTTCTACGGTGGAGAGACCCCTTACCATAAATACCTAATTGCCCTGCAGTTCTACAatgtcttcctctttttctggTGTGCCAATTTTGTCTTGGGACTGGGACAGATGACCCTAGCCGGGGCGTTTGCTTCTTACTACTGGGCTGCCAAAAAGCCAGATGACATTCCTGctttcccagtgttttcttctcTCGGGAGATCTCTCAG GTATCACACAGGGACTCTGGCATTTGGCTCCCTTATCCTCTCCATCATTCAGATCATCAGGGTTTTGCTGGAGTATCTGGACCACAAGCTGAAAG GAGCCCAAAATAAGTTTGCAAAGTTCCTGTTGTGCTGTCTTAAGTGTTGTTTCTGGTGTCTGGAGAAATTCGTCAAGTTCCTGAACAGAAATGCGTATATTATG GCGGCGATCTATGGCAAAAACTTTTGCACCTCTGCCAGAGACgccttcttcctcctcatgaGGAATGTGATCAG GGTGGCTGTGTTGGATAAAGTGAcagatttcattttatttttgggcAAACTGCTCATTGTTGGGCTTCTGG GGgtcttttccttcttcttcttctctgggaGAGTGAAAGCCTTTCAGAATACAGCTCCAACCCTGAACTACTACTGGGTACCCATCCTG ACTATGGTGGTTTGCTCATACCTCATCGCCCATGCATTCTTCAGTGTGTACTCGATGTGCGTGGACACTCTGTTCCTGTGTTTCT GCGAAGACCTGGAGCGCAATGACGGCTCAGCTGCGAGGCCTTATTACATGTCGCCAAGTCTTCGTGAGATTCTGTGGAAGAACAAGGAGGAGGATCCATCTGAGCCCAacgctcagcagcagcagcagcaacacgaTGAAGACAGCCAGCTGAAACAGGAGGCTCATGAGGAGGACGCAGCTTAG
- the LOC116326864 gene encoding choline transporter-like protein 2 isoform X3, with amino-acid sequence MPEDGEYYGKNGEPRKHDPNFRGPIQNRGCTDIVCCILFIIAILGYIAVGILAWSQGDPRKVIYPTDSRGQFCGQVGTPLEKKPFLFYFNIMKCASPMVLLEFQCPTTQMCVEKCPEKFMTLVSAYAISSDFAYYKNFCEEGVTNTMGVPQILSQRLCPAMLLPSKPFTRRCFPALGKKGDVITVGNSSTFNDGNGIRNAKDLIAGVQNATVVMEARQVVMKIFEDFTHSWYWILLGLAIAMIISLLFLILLRFLAGIMVWIMIGMLVAVIGYGIFHCYMEYAALKGEPGANVTIQDLGFQTDFTVYLQIRQTWLAFIIILAIVEVIIILLLIFLWKRILIAIALIKEASRAIGHMFCSLFYPLFTFLLLAVVIIYWGVTAVFLSTSNQAVYKIFNETNCDYSRKTCDPANYSTSPMKAQCPDSKCLFAFYGGETPYHKYLIALQFYNVFLFFWCANFVLGLGQMTLAGAFASYYWAAKKPDDIPAFPVFSSLGRSLRYHTGTLAFGSLILSIIQIIRVLLEYLDHKLKGAQNKFAKFLLCCLKCCFWCLEKFVKFLNRNAYIMAAIYGKNFCTSARDAFFLLMRNVIRVAVLDKVTDFILFLGKLLIVGLLGVFSFFFFSGRVKAFQNTAPTLNYYWVPILTMVVCSYLIAHAFFSVYSMCVDTLFLCFLEDLERNDGSPERPYMMSEKLLKILKKKNKTDPAQ; translated from the exons ATGCCTGAGGATGGAGAATATTATGGAAAGAACG GTGAGCCCAGGAAGCATGACCCGAACTTCAGGGGCCCAATCCAGAACAG GGGCTGCACAGACATTGTTTGCTGCATTCTGTTCATTATTGCCATACTTGGTTACATTGCAGTGGGAATACTCG CCTGGTCCCAGGGTGACCCAAGAAAGGTGATCTACCCCACAGACAGCCGAGGCCAGTTCTGTGGGCAGGTTGGCACTCCACTCGA GAAGAAGCCCTTTTTGTTCTACTTCAACATCATGAAGTGTGCCAGTCCCATGGTGCTGCTGGAGTTCCAGTGCCCAACCACACAG atgtgtgtggagaagtgTCCTGAAAAGTTCATGACATTAGTCAGTGCATACGCTATCAGTAGTGACTTTGCCTACTATAAAAACTTCTGCGAAGAAGGAGTGACCAACACAATG GGTGTTCCACAGATCCTCAGCCAACGTCTCTGTCCTGCAATGCTGCTTCCCAGCAAAccct TCACCCGCAGGTGCTTCCCAGCTTTGGGCAAGAAAGGCGATGTGATAACTGTGGGAAACAGCTCAACGTTTAATGATGGAAATGGAATTAGAAATGCCAAAGATCTTATAGCTGGTGTACA GAATGCCACTGTGGTAATGGAAGCTCGTCAGGTGGTGATGAAAATCTTTGAGGATTTCACACATTCCTGGTACTGGATCCTCTT GGGATTGGCTATTGCCATGATCAtcagcctcctcttcctcatcctcctccgCTTCCTGGCAGGGATCATGGTCTGGATCATGATTGGCATGTTGGTAGCGGTGATAGGATATG GTATCTTCCACTGCTACATGGAGTATGCGGCCCTGAAAGGAGAGCCCGGTGCTAATGTGACTATCCAGGATCTGGGCTtccagacagatttcacagtcTACCTGCAAATTAGACAGACCTGGCTGGCTTTCA TTATTATTCTAGCCATTGTGGAGGTCATCATCATTTTGCTGCTCATCTTCCTTTGGAAGAGGATCCTCATTGCCATTGCTCTTATTAAAGAAGCCAGCAG AGCAATTGGACATATGTTTTGTTCCCTTTTCTACCCACTGTTTACGTTCCTCCTCCTGGCTGTGGTCATTATCTACTGGGGAGTAACTGCTGT TTTCTTGTCCACTTCTAATCAAGCTGTCTACAAAATCTTCAATGAAACAAATTGCGACTACTCGAGAAAAACGTGTGACCCAGCT AACTACTCGACAAGTCCCATGAAAGCCCAGTGTCCTGACTCGAAGTGCCTTTTTGCCTTCTACGGTGGAGAGACCCCTTACCATAAATACCTAATTGCCCTGCAGTTCTACAatgtcttcctctttttctggTGTGCCAATTTTGTCTTGGGACTGGGACAGATGACCCTAGCCGGGGCGTTTGCTTCTTACTACTGGGCTGCCAAAAAGCCAGATGACATTCCTGctttcccagtgttttcttctcTCGGGAGATCTCTCAG GTATCACACAGGGACTCTGGCATTTGGCTCCCTTATCCTCTCCATCATTCAGATCATCAGGGTTTTGCTGGAGTATCTGGACCACAAGCTGAAAG GAGCCCAAAATAAGTTTGCAAAGTTCCTGTTGTGCTGTCTTAAGTGTTGTTTCTGGTGTCTGGAGAAATTCGTCAAGTTCCTGAACAGAAATGCGTATATTATG GCGGCGATCTATGGCAAAAACTTTTGCACCTCTGCCAGAGACgccttcttcctcctcatgaGGAATGTGATCAG GGTGGCTGTGTTGGATAAAGTGAcagatttcattttatttttgggcAAACTGCTCATTGTTGGGCTTCTGG GGgtcttttccttcttcttcttctctgggaGAGTGAAAGCCTTTCAGAATACAGCTCCAACCCTGAACTACTACTGGGTACCCATCCTG ACTATGGTGGTTTGCTCATACCTCATCGCCCATGCATTCTTCAGTGTGTACTCGATGTGCGTGGACACTCTGTTCCTGTGTTTCT TGGAGGATTTGGAGAGGAATGACGGCAGCCCGGAGAGGCCCTACATGATGTCCGAGAAGCTCCTCAAAATcctgaaaaagaagaacaagacTGACCCAGCTCAGTAG
- the LOC116326864 gene encoding choline transporter-like protein 2 isoform X4, producing the protein MELEEKSKYGEPRKHDPNFRGPIQNRGCTDIVCCILFIIAILGYIAVGILAWSQGDPRKVIYPTDSRGQFCGQVGTPLEKKPFLFYFNIMKCASPMVLLEFQCPTTQMCVEKCPEKFMTLVSAYAISSDFAYYKNFCEEGVTNTMGVPQILSQRLCPAMLLPSKPFTRRCFPALGKKGDVITVGNSSTFNDGNGIRNAKDLIAGVQNATVVMEARQVVMKIFEDFTHSWYWILLGLAIAMIISLLFLILLRFLAGIMVWIMIGMLVAVIGYGIFHCYMEYAALKGEPGANVTIQDLGFQTDFTVYLQIRQTWLAFIIILAIVEVIIILLLIFLWKRILIAIALIKEASRAIGHMFCSLFYPLFTFLLLAVVIIYWGVTAVFLSTSNQAVYKIFNETNCDYSRKTCDPANYSTSPMKAQCPDSKCLFAFYGGETPYHKYLIALQFYNVFLFFWCANFVLGLGQMTLAGAFASYYWAAKKPDDIPAFPVFSSLGRSLRYHTGTLAFGSLILSIIQIIRVLLEYLDHKLKGAQNKFAKFLLCCLKCCFWCLEKFVKFLNRNAYIMAAIYGKNFCTSARDAFFLLMRNVIRVAVLDKVTDFILFLGKLLIVGLLGVFSFFFFSGRVKAFQNTAPTLNYYWVPILTMVVCSYLIAHAFFSVYSMCVDTLFLCFLEDLERNDGSPERPYMMSEKLLKILKKKNKTDPAQ; encoded by the exons ATGGAACTGGAAGAGAAATCGAAATACG GTGAGCCCAGGAAGCATGACCCGAACTTCAGGGGCCCAATCCAGAACAG GGGCTGCACAGACATTGTTTGCTGCATTCTGTTCATTATTGCCATACTTGGTTACATTGCAGTGGGAATACTCG CCTGGTCCCAGGGTGACCCAAGAAAGGTGATCTACCCCACAGACAGCCGAGGCCAGTTCTGTGGGCAGGTTGGCACTCCACTCGA GAAGAAGCCCTTTTTGTTCTACTTCAACATCATGAAGTGTGCCAGTCCCATGGTGCTGCTGGAGTTCCAGTGCCCAACCACACAG atgtgtgtggagaagtgTCCTGAAAAGTTCATGACATTAGTCAGTGCATACGCTATCAGTAGTGACTTTGCCTACTATAAAAACTTCTGCGAAGAAGGAGTGACCAACACAATG GGTGTTCCACAGATCCTCAGCCAACGTCTCTGTCCTGCAATGCTGCTTCCCAGCAAAccct TCACCCGCAGGTGCTTCCCAGCTTTGGGCAAGAAAGGCGATGTGATAACTGTGGGAAACAGCTCAACGTTTAATGATGGAAATGGAATTAGAAATGCCAAAGATCTTATAGCTGGTGTACA GAATGCCACTGTGGTAATGGAAGCTCGTCAGGTGGTGATGAAAATCTTTGAGGATTTCACACATTCCTGGTACTGGATCCTCTT GGGATTGGCTATTGCCATGATCAtcagcctcctcttcctcatcctcctccgCTTCCTGGCAGGGATCATGGTCTGGATCATGATTGGCATGTTGGTAGCGGTGATAGGATATG GTATCTTCCACTGCTACATGGAGTATGCGGCCCTGAAAGGAGAGCCCGGTGCTAATGTGACTATCCAGGATCTGGGCTtccagacagatttcacagtcTACCTGCAAATTAGACAGACCTGGCTGGCTTTCA TTATTATTCTAGCCATTGTGGAGGTCATCATCATTTTGCTGCTCATCTTCCTTTGGAAGAGGATCCTCATTGCCATTGCTCTTATTAAAGAAGCCAGCAG AGCAATTGGACATATGTTTTGTTCCCTTTTCTACCCACTGTTTACGTTCCTCCTCCTGGCTGTGGTCATTATCTACTGGGGAGTAACTGCTGT TTTCTTGTCCACTTCTAATCAAGCTGTCTACAAAATCTTCAATGAAACAAATTGCGACTACTCGAGAAAAACGTGTGACCCAGCT AACTACTCGACAAGTCCCATGAAAGCCCAGTGTCCTGACTCGAAGTGCCTTTTTGCCTTCTACGGTGGAGAGACCCCTTACCATAAATACCTAATTGCCCTGCAGTTCTACAatgtcttcctctttttctggTGTGCCAATTTTGTCTTGGGACTGGGACAGATGACCCTAGCCGGGGCGTTTGCTTCTTACTACTGGGCTGCCAAAAAGCCAGATGACATTCCTGctttcccagtgttttcttctcTCGGGAGATCTCTCAG GTATCACACAGGGACTCTGGCATTTGGCTCCCTTATCCTCTCCATCATTCAGATCATCAGGGTTTTGCTGGAGTATCTGGACCACAAGCTGAAAG GAGCCCAAAATAAGTTTGCAAAGTTCCTGTTGTGCTGTCTTAAGTGTTGTTTCTGGTGTCTGGAGAAATTCGTCAAGTTCCTGAACAGAAATGCGTATATTATG GCGGCGATCTATGGCAAAAACTTTTGCACCTCTGCCAGAGACgccttcttcctcctcatgaGGAATGTGATCAG GGTGGCTGTGTTGGATAAAGTGAcagatttcattttatttttgggcAAACTGCTCATTGTTGGGCTTCTGG GGgtcttttccttcttcttcttctctgggaGAGTGAAAGCCTTTCAGAATACAGCTCCAACCCTGAACTACTACTGGGTACCCATCCTG ACTATGGTGGTTTGCTCATACCTCATCGCCCATGCATTCTTCAGTGTGTACTCGATGTGCGTGGACACTCTGTTCCTGTGTTTCT TGGAGGATTTGGAGAGGAATGACGGCAGCCCGGAGAGGCCCTACATGATGTCCGAGAAGCTCCTCAAAATcctgaaaaagaagaacaagacTGACCCAGCTCAGTAG
- the LOC116326864 gene encoding choline transporter-like protein 2 isoform X1, whose product MPEDGEYYGKNGEPRKHDPNFRGPIQNRGCTDIVCCILFIIAILGYIAVGILAWSQGDPRKVIYPTDSRGQFCGQVGTPLEKKPFLFYFNIMKCASPMVLLEFQCPTTQMCVEKCPEKFMTLVSAYAISSDFAYYKNFCEEGVTNTMGVPQILSQRLCPAMLLPSKPFTRRCFPALGKKGDVITVGNSSTFNDGNGIRNAKDLIAGVQNATVVMEARQVVMKIFEDFTHSWYWILLGLAIAMIISLLFLILLRFLAGIMVWIMIGMLVAVIGYGIFHCYMEYAALKGEPGANVTIQDLGFQTDFTVYLQIRQTWLAFIIILAIVEVIIILLLIFLWKRILIAIALIKEASRAIGHMFCSLFYPLFTFLLLAVVIIYWGVTAVFLSTSNQAVYKIFNETNCDYSRKTCDPANYSTSPMKAQCPDSKCLFAFYGGETPYHKYLIALQFYNVFLFFWCANFVLGLGQMTLAGAFASYYWAAKKPDDIPAFPVFSSLGRSLRYHTGTLAFGSLILSIIQIIRVLLEYLDHKLKGAQNKFAKFLLCCLKCCFWCLEKFVKFLNRNAYIMAAIYGKNFCTSARDAFFLLMRNVIRVAVLDKVTDFILFLGKLLIVGLLGVFSFFFFSGRVKAFQNTAPTLNYYWVPILTMVVCSYLIAHAFFSVYSMCVDTLFLCFCEDLERNDGSAARPYYMSPSLREILWKNKEEDPSEPNAQQQQQQHDEDSQLKQEAHEEDAA is encoded by the exons ATGCCTGAGGATGGAGAATATTATGGAAAGAACG GTGAGCCCAGGAAGCATGACCCGAACTTCAGGGGCCCAATCCAGAACAG GGGCTGCACAGACATTGTTTGCTGCATTCTGTTCATTATTGCCATACTTGGTTACATTGCAGTGGGAATACTCG CCTGGTCCCAGGGTGACCCAAGAAAGGTGATCTACCCCACAGACAGCCGAGGCCAGTTCTGTGGGCAGGTTGGCACTCCACTCGA GAAGAAGCCCTTTTTGTTCTACTTCAACATCATGAAGTGTGCCAGTCCCATGGTGCTGCTGGAGTTCCAGTGCCCAACCACACAG atgtgtgtggagaagtgTCCTGAAAAGTTCATGACATTAGTCAGTGCATACGCTATCAGTAGTGACTTTGCCTACTATAAAAACTTCTGCGAAGAAGGAGTGACCAACACAATG GGTGTTCCACAGATCCTCAGCCAACGTCTCTGTCCTGCAATGCTGCTTCCCAGCAAAccct TCACCCGCAGGTGCTTCCCAGCTTTGGGCAAGAAAGGCGATGTGATAACTGTGGGAAACAGCTCAACGTTTAATGATGGAAATGGAATTAGAAATGCCAAAGATCTTATAGCTGGTGTACA GAATGCCACTGTGGTAATGGAAGCTCGTCAGGTGGTGATGAAAATCTTTGAGGATTTCACACATTCCTGGTACTGGATCCTCTT GGGATTGGCTATTGCCATGATCAtcagcctcctcttcctcatcctcctccgCTTCCTGGCAGGGATCATGGTCTGGATCATGATTGGCATGTTGGTAGCGGTGATAGGATATG GTATCTTCCACTGCTACATGGAGTATGCGGCCCTGAAAGGAGAGCCCGGTGCTAATGTGACTATCCAGGATCTGGGCTtccagacagatttcacagtcTACCTGCAAATTAGACAGACCTGGCTGGCTTTCA TTATTATTCTAGCCATTGTGGAGGTCATCATCATTTTGCTGCTCATCTTCCTTTGGAAGAGGATCCTCATTGCCATTGCTCTTATTAAAGAAGCCAGCAG AGCAATTGGACATATGTTTTGTTCCCTTTTCTACCCACTGTTTACGTTCCTCCTCCTGGCTGTGGTCATTATCTACTGGGGAGTAACTGCTGT TTTCTTGTCCACTTCTAATCAAGCTGTCTACAAAATCTTCAATGAAACAAATTGCGACTACTCGAGAAAAACGTGTGACCCAGCT AACTACTCGACAAGTCCCATGAAAGCCCAGTGTCCTGACTCGAAGTGCCTTTTTGCCTTCTACGGTGGAGAGACCCCTTACCATAAATACCTAATTGCCCTGCAGTTCTACAatgtcttcctctttttctggTGTGCCAATTTTGTCTTGGGACTGGGACAGATGACCCTAGCCGGGGCGTTTGCTTCTTACTACTGGGCTGCCAAAAAGCCAGATGACATTCCTGctttcccagtgttttcttctcTCGGGAGATCTCTCAG GTATCACACAGGGACTCTGGCATTTGGCTCCCTTATCCTCTCCATCATTCAGATCATCAGGGTTTTGCTGGAGTATCTGGACCACAAGCTGAAAG GAGCCCAAAATAAGTTTGCAAAGTTCCTGTTGTGCTGTCTTAAGTGTTGTTTCTGGTGTCTGGAGAAATTCGTCAAGTTCCTGAACAGAAATGCGTATATTATG GCGGCGATCTATGGCAAAAACTTTTGCACCTCTGCCAGAGACgccttcttcctcctcatgaGGAATGTGATCAG GGTGGCTGTGTTGGATAAAGTGAcagatttcattttatttttgggcAAACTGCTCATTGTTGGGCTTCTGG GGgtcttttccttcttcttcttctctgggaGAGTGAAAGCCTTTCAGAATACAGCTCCAACCCTGAACTACTACTGGGTACCCATCCTG ACTATGGTGGTTTGCTCATACCTCATCGCCCATGCATTCTTCAGTGTGTACTCGATGTGCGTGGACACTCTGTTCCTGTGTTTCT GCGAAGACCTGGAGCGCAATGACGGCTCAGCTGCGAGGCCTTATTACATGTCGCCAAGTCTTCGTGAGATTCTGTGGAAGAACAAGGAGGAGGATCCATCTGAGCCCAacgctcagcagcagcagcagcaacacgaTGAAGACAGCCAGCTGAAACAGGAGGCTCATGAGGAGGACGCAGCTTAG